The sequence tggcgataggagagatatcggacgatacgactctcctatgttagctggtttaccaggctttatagcgggaccaccttggccattctccatttctcgggtatgacaaaggtggaaagagacaggttgaagacctgcgctaaatatttgaaaccctctttccctaggcttttaagcatcggcatggctatgccgtctgggcccactgctttggatggtttagcgcgaccaatggcgtcctcaacctctttagcggtgatggtgattggtgacgcgctgaatttgtgtttatgtgcgtgtctgttggccctccgtctaactttgtcgaccgtagaatgcattatatattgtcggcagaaagcgctcgcgcattttttcgcatccgacagcactttgtcgccaaaggcgatggaaactttgtctttgtgcttagtcggattcgatagggactttacggtggaccaaagtttacccacaccggtagagaggttacaacctcttaggtgctcctcccatttcgcccgcttgtgttcatccacaagcaatctgatgcgttggtttatatcctttatttgggggtcgcctggatcaagctgccttataaggtcacgttctctcgctaagtttgcggccttcgccgggaagtggggccggatttcgggaattctcccggcgggaatgaaacgtgccgaggcggattcaatgaccttgcggaaggcacgctccccttggcgggcatcagtcgggatagggagggcagcaaagaggttgtctgtaaaggatttatattcttcccactttccttttttaaagtttatgaaagtgcgtttttcggtgacgatgaagtcggcggtacgctcgagcgaaacaagtataggcaggtggtcggatgccaatgataccatcggctgccagttgacgcagtttacgagttctgcgctcacgattgagatatctggcgaactgtgacagcttcctaccatacgtgtgggggcgtctccgtttattgtgcagaacgtcgtttcttctatttgatccgccaacatctcgcccctactgtccgcccgcaaatttgaatgccatagatcatgatgggcattgaagtcgcctaaaataatgcgattgtttccagtgagtaaggctctaatattagggaggtatccaccggggcaacaggtggcaggggggatgtagatgttgatgatttctaggtttgcatcgcctgaccggacagataggccttgacgttctaagacgttgtccctgcggtcgatgccaggatcaaatatgtgatattgcacagagtggtgtattataaacgcgaggccgcctccatttccgctctcgcgatcttttctgtggacattatacccagagcaggtctgcaatgcagatcgtgctgtgagtttagtctcttgaatcgcagcaatgcggatgttgtgccgcttcatgaaattgactatctccgtaatcttcccagttagtccattacagtttaactgcagaattctgaagtgcatgaggggagacgtcgccactctgggggtaagtgacgggtgactacgcctgggttgaggaaggccaggacgcaattgctgttgtggccctgggactgggcgtccttgggcaagcattggggtaaccggatgatttgggtttgcgacctggcaacatggcgcaatgaaacccgtcgaggggttgccgtcgcggagaccagaacatctaggaaagtggcaccacccaaggcaggagctgcattgggcggatgtcgcaaacatatatattctgtgctggcaaacggtgcaaacggaggtagggactaagagtctgtttccctgacctacacgattgctgccggaaaagaggggggagaagacgggggcaggggctgttgctcagcattgcttccgactctactacgaagattgtagttatgagtggtagcagctgtttgagttgttggcgccgtaaggcgcgagcagcagcgggtacttgttgtggcgtgctgagcagcggggctgctggaaggtaatggggggggggggggggggggggggggcgcttagatgtagactacggggcgcccttgggcgtgaacagcaaggagccacaaacgatttataaaagttacgtggacgtcgggctttgggatcaagcccagaacaacctgtccgatgcaaccatcccatacacgagacacactgaacagagtatgaccgtcctaaaaagattcttttccggcagatgcagcaaaaccatttctcaggaccggggtcaggagacggacccggattggattcgataccttcccggagcaagagaatatggagcagtcctgctgcaaggagctgctgggaggatgacaatttgtgggagggacgaaacatattaaatggggttacactgaaatgacagtccttggtcgggaaaaatcccgagtcgctccggtacatagaaccgactgccttgggaagcgatatatatataacaatggtcatttatgatagtataacagtcaaacctgatatctacagtaaactatcatttatgacactttttgatagttagagtgtcagcactgatccaggaaaaggaatgagagtgagcagtacggctatatacttaatcagtaggccatgttggtgtataagaaggagacaaaaactcacacgtacacagttgtttacatcacatttgcgcaagtccctttaagtttgtgatagaaagtttgtatgaggtgctgatcgttaggttgacattgctgacaatcagatgatagtcagtgttcttgtagggtagtgccattgtggataagacaagcgtgataacttctgcatagacgtcaaaattccctacaagaaacgctgatagttttactaatacactcacacttgtaattgacaatgctgatcctgcgatgacttaaacattgatactcaaatttatgtatgttcctttgttcgctcacgcatgtccgcatgttcccaacgacagcctataatcatgaaaaaggactcacaCTGGGATAGCTttggacacctggtacagaacaaaagaacatacagcagataccattatgcatgtgagacagatacataattctcaacggaattttatgtatgcgagaacagtttatccgatttaatcatgttgtcactactgactgtcatatgacaatcaaatgattatcacggtcaatcacggttgttttgttattttttaaattccgccattttcaaccgacgaaaaccatataaaaaataagtttaaaaaatgaaaaagagagcatttcaaagctccatgctaaaagaaaaaaaaatcgaaaataatattaaaaaataccaaaagctgtcggaatgtatggggcgcactcaaaaaattgatatgcgaaaaataatagtggttagtggtgattcatttttaaatgtgtttccgcatgaggaaagcgctcttctgttgttttattttctgaatttaaattgaacattctgaactcgaattcttataaaactatttattttaaacaaataaaaaacacgtattcatttatcacgtacaaaattaaaaacgtaatgaaataaagtaaataaaaagcaaaaagcattgtttcatttttggcggaatataacaatggtcatttatgatagtataacagtcaaacctgatatctacagtaaactatcatttgtgacactttttgatagttagagtgtcagcattgatccaggaaaaggaatgataGTGAGCAGtatggctatatacttaatcagaaGGCCATGTTGGTGtgtaagaaggagacaaaaactcacacgtacacagttgtttacatcacatttgcgcaagtccccttaagtttgtgatagaaagtttgttgCCGTCACATTGAACACACTGTCAAAACGATGCCAAAAcgcttaagggccaattaaacttccatAACCCTAACggcatagtcgtaaccatatccataaccttctccaatgtgatcgattaatggtgccttaacctaaaaatcgtgaaaatttcataaaaattaagaaaacgcaaacatTACaagcatattccacaaaaaaataaGTCTCACAATGCGATTTAAACTAATAAtccaaaaaaatatttgagatggagaattttttaactttttgtagattcgCAGTTCGCTGAAAGCGCTTCTTGTCACTCAACGATCGATCAGCAGGTGTATTCGCTGAAAGTATCCGTTCAACAGTTGTGATTGCATGCGATTTTAACCAAACAGCCGAATGCATTGGCGCTGATTACTATTGTTTATTTACTGAAGAACAGAAAAAGCATGGACATTTTAACTTCTCTTGAAGCTTCGAATAATGCAATGAATGATGAAGACGTTATTTGTTTGCCCGGCCAACGTATATGCCTCTCTGAAGAAACCACAGTAGCAGGAACAGGTACCTATGAGCGTGGCGGTTACATATATGCCACATTAGCTGGTACCGTGCAAGTCAAGGAAAAGGATAACgtatatattaatttaaatatctcTTAAAAACCCCCAATTATTTGGATGTTATTTAAAATAGTGCAAATATATTGAGGTGAAATGTGCTGGAAGTCAGACCATTGTACCTGTGGCCGGCGACGTTATAACAGCGCGTGTTCTTCAAGTAAATCAACGTTTTGCAAGGTGTTCTATTATTTGTATTGGTGATCACATACTTGAACGTACATATCGTGGCATAGTGCGAAAGGAGGATGTACGTGCAACCGAAAAAGATCGTGTTGAAATGTATAAATCATTTCGTCCTGGAGATGTTATATTAGCAAGAGTGGTAATTTAACGCTGTCTTTTttcttaataatatatatatatgtatatataattttttttgcttatttcataACAGTTGCCACAAACTGAGCTGTCTTGTTATCAATTAA is a genomic window of Eurosta solidaginis isolate ZX-2024a chromosome 4, ASM4086904v1, whole genome shotgun sequence containing:
- the Csl4 gene encoding exosome complex component CSL4 produces the protein MDILTSLEASNNAMNDEDVICLPGQRICLSEETTVAGTGTYERGGYIYATLAGTVQVKEKDNCKYIEVKCAGSQTIVPVAGDVITARVLQVNQRFARCSIICIGDHILERTYRGIVRKEDVRATEKDRVEMYKSFRPGDVILARVLPQTELSCYQLSTAENELGVVVATSSESGASGPPMVPVSWTEMQCPNTLVKEPRKVAKIVAESTLKTVQQTDES